The nucleotide window ACGCCAAGCACAACCACATTGTGTGTGTCGAGTTCTGCTTTAATGTCACGCAGGCCTTTTGCTTGCGTTGTACAGCCCGGAGTCATCGCTTTCGGGTAAAAGTAGAAAAGTACTTTCTTGCCTTTAAAATCACCAAGTGTCACTGTGTTGCCGTCTTGGTCGAGCAAAGAGAAGGCTGGCGCTGGCGAGCCTGCTGTCAGCGTATTCATTATGATTTCCTTTACTTTATAGTGTGTTTTTAATGAAATTCAGAGAACCTTGTACGTTGAGCGACTGACAAAGTTCATCGAAATCTTCTTGTAATTGCATCAGGTTGCAATCGGCACTCACCGATGCAGTAATGGCAATGTGGAATTGATCGACATCGGCCTGAATCTTTGATTTGCTGATGGTTCGTGCGCTTAGCGAGTCGAGTCCAATCTGTTGGTCAGCAAAGAATTGAGTGAATTTCTCGGTGAGCCCCGGGCGGTCTTCTGACTCGATAAACACTTCCATGGTGTAACTGTTGTCGATTAACTCATGAGCGGCGGTACGCTTCATTATTGTGATCAGATCGTGTTCTTGCCCCAGTAAAGGCATCTGTGTTTCGACACGAGTGATATTACTGGTGCTACCTGTCAGCAGCATAATTAGGGTAAATTCATTGCCAAAAATAGCGATTCGGCTATCGACAATGTTACAGCCAGCTTGCGTAACGAGCTTTACGACTTGGTTACAGATACCTGGACGATCCGTTCCAACTGCTGTAAGTACCAGATGTTGCTTCATAAATGAGCTTCTTGTCCTTTCTTCAATAGAAAGATGTTAGCACAGATACACCAGAGAAAGATCGAGTCAGTCCGCTTTTGTTTACAACATGGTTTTTTTATTCACTCACGTCTGACTTGATTAAGTTCTCTAGAGAGTATATTTCTGAGCTTAGTAAAAATGAGGTCTTGGTTTGGCTCACGTCTTGTTCTTCAAAATTGAATCAGTTAACGAACACAACTATCGAATTTAGTAGGAACCAGACCAAAGTGAGCATTTAAGTTGCGAGATCTCTAACATCTGATAATTATTCACTCATTTGTACTTTGTAAGCGAGTTTACGCTCTTGTGTTTTTCAATCGCATTAAAGTACCATGCAGAAAGAACTAAATAAGGGAGATAAACATGTTTTCAGGAAGTATCGTAGCGCTGATTACGCCATTCAAAGCGGATGGTGAAGTAGACTTTGACAGTTTACAGAAGCTAGTGGAATACCATATCGAATCTGGTTCGGATGGTATTGTGGCGGTAGGCACAACCGGAGAGTCGGCGACACTGACGATTGAAGAGCATGTAAAGGTCGTAAATAAGGCGGTAGAGTTTGCTGACGGTCGCATCCCGGTGATCGCGGGCACGGGGGCAAATGCTACCCACGAAGCCGTGACATTTAGCAAATTGCTAGCGGATTCTGGCATTGCTGGTTTCCTAAGTGTTACGCCGTACTACAACAAACCAACACAAGAAGGTTTGTACCTGCACTATAAAGCCATCGCAGAAGCGAGTGATGTGCCACTCATTCTTTACAATGTACCGGGTCGTACAGCTGTTGATATGCAGCCAGAGACAGTGGCACGCTTGTCAAAGCTTGATAATATAGTCGGTATCAAAGATGCGACTGGCGATTTGGATAGAGTTGCAATTCATCGTGAACTTTGTGGCGAAGATTTTATCTTACTAAGTGGTGATGATGCGACGGGTTTAGATTTCGTTAAGCTTGGTGGCAATGGGGTTATCTCGGTAACCAACAACATCGCAGCGAAAGATATGGCAGACATGTTCCATTTGGCAAGTGAAGGTAAGTACGAAGAAGCAGAAGCGATAAACGAGCGCTTAATGACTCTGCATAAGAATCTGTTCGTTGAAGCAAGCCCGATCCCAGTAAAATGGGCAGCAGAAAAGCTGGGTTTGATCGACGATGGTAGCTTGCGTCTTCCTCTAACCACGCTTTCTGAAAAAATGCAGCCGATCGTGGAACAGGCGTTAACCGACGCCCGTATTTATAAAGATTGAGTTACTAGGATTGACGTTCTGGGGGCCTATGCGCCCTCAGTGTTTTAGGAGTATAAATGAAGCTTTCAAGTCAGTTAGTGTTAAGTTCATTAGCTGTATTCGTATTGACTGCCTGTACAGGTGGTGCTACCCAGCGTCGTCAGGCAAAGGACGATTTCGAGTATTTAAACACCCCTACGTTGGGTGAATGGAATACGCCGCAAGGTGTTCAACCGCAACTCTACCCGAACTACGAAATCCCTCAGGGTACGTATGCTGGTGGTGTGGGTAAAAACGTTGATATTCGTCCACCACAACAAGTGCTCGAACTGATTCCTGGTGCTCGCTTGGATCGCAGTCAAGATGGTGAAGTGACGCTGTGGTTACTCCGTAAAGACGAGTTAGACAAGGTTTGGCAAACGGTACAAGGCATGGTTGAAGCCAGAAGAATTCCGGTTGAGAGCCAAACCGATTCGCGTATTGAAACGGGTTGGGTAACTTGGGATTCTGCTGATGAAGACATGGAGATTGGCAGCCGATACGAGATACTGCGTACACAGGCTGGTAGTCGTTATGGATTCAAAGTCAGTCTTATTGATTGGCGTGAAGGTGGTCAAATTAAAGAAGTCACTCCGACTAACCGTGAACGTTACAATGTGTTCATGACTAACCTGGTAACCGCTCGCTACGATCAACTAGTTCGTGAAGATGCGCAGCGTAAAGCTCAGGAGCTGGTAAAACAGATCCCTGTTACGATGGGCACAGACCGAAGTGGTCTTCCTGTCATCATCGCTCGTGCTCAATATGACGTATTGTGGCCGCGTCTGCCAGTTATTCTGCCGAAGATGGGTTTCACTATTGAAGATCGTACTCAATCTCAGGGTACAGTAGAAGCGAAATACGCATCACCGGATGATGAATTCTGGAATGAGATTGGCGTTAAACCCGTTGATTTGGATGCGGGTAAATACACCTTCCTATTTGGCGACTTGGGTAACCGAACATCAATCAATATTACCGACTCTTCAGGTAAGCCGGTTGAAGAAGCATTCCTTAAATCACTGGCGCCAGTTTTGGCCGCAGTGGTGAAGCAGTAATTGAAAAGCACTGGCTATTATTAGAAAAAAGGGACCGTTTGGTCCCTTTTTAGTTGGTATTCATTAACGAGAAGGATCGTCTTTTTTGTCTTTTTCCCCGTAGCGTTCCTGATCGAGCTCGTTCAATTTATCTAAATCGTTCTTACGACTTTTATCCATTTGATCAAACTTCATTTTGGCGGTGTATTTCAATGCGGCAATATTACCGATGATGACACTTAACACGACAATGATGATAACCCATGGGTTAGTGAGCAGTTCTATCATAGCGCCTCCGGCGGTGGCGTAATGTTACGAATAAACGTAGACACAATCTTATCTAAATTATTTAGTATTGAATCTATTCCCGCAATATTATGCTGCTGATTTTGTTTCATCAGTTCACTTCTCAGCAGCTCGGGCGTTACCTGTGAGCAACATTCCTGACCAACAGCTTTATGACTAATATGCCACGGTTCCATCGCAACGCCACCAAGATCTTCTTTATAAGGGAAGAAAAAACCAAATTTATCGAGATGTGCTTTCAACCACAGATAGAACTCATGTTGGTGGCCGTCTAGATACTCCCAAGGCTCCAGTTGCAGAGCGGTACCTTCAGGTAACAAGTTACGCGCATAGACATCAAAATCACATCCCCAGTGGTGACGACTACCCCCGGGTAGAGCAGACCAGCGCAGAATTGCCATTAACTTCTCTTCATCACTCAAAGCAGACTTATTCAGTGGCTTCGAGTCTGAATCAAGAATGGGCAACTCACCAGAAAACTTTCCGTTCCAGATTGAGCGCTGACGCGAAAAATCTCTAAAGCCGCTGGCAATCTCCATTTTAAAACCAGCATCCGTTGCAGCCTCAATCATTCTGAGCAGGTCATGAGCCACTTCTGGATGAAGCAAAAAGGCTTTCTGACCAATCATGGTTGATTGAAGATGAGAATCGGTGGTTCCTGTTAGTTGCGATGGTGTCATGTTGTTCTCGTTAACTGGCTGTTAGCGGCCGATTACTTCGCCAATAAATGCTTAAGCGTATTTTGGTACATGTCCGTTAACTTTTCTAAGTCGTCAACTTTCACGCACTCATTCACTTTGTGAATGGTGGCGTTTACTGGTCCAAGCTCCACTACCTGGCCACCCATACGAGCGATAAAACGACCATCCGAAGTACCGCCTGTTGTCAGCAGTGCTGGTTTAGTATGGTTTACTTCGTCAACGGCAGCTACAACGGCATCCAGTAATGCGCCAGTATCGGTTAGGAACGGGTCACCGTTGAAAGTCCAGTCTAGCTCGTAGTTCAGGTCGTACTTATTCAGTGTCTCAGTGATACGTTCAACAATGATCTCATTGCTGAGCTCGGTGCTGAAACGCAGGTTAAACTGAACGTTGAATTCACCCGGAATGACGTTTGAAGCACCAGTACCAGCCGACACGTTCGGAATCTGGAAGCTGGTTGGCGGGAAGTAGTCGTTGCCTTTATCCCATTCCGTTGTCGCTAATTCGTGAATCGCTAACAGAGAAGAGTGAACAGGGTTATTGGCGAGATGTGGATACGCCACGTGTCCCTGAGTACCTTTAACCGTAAGATCACCTGTGATTGAACCACGGCGACCATTTTTTACGACATCACCAACGATCTCGGTACTTGAAGGCTCACCAACGATACACATATCTATGTTTTCACCACGTTCCATCAGCGCTTCTACCACGCGAACGGTACCATTGATGAAAGGCCCTTCTTCATCTGAAGTAATCAAAAAGCCGATAGAGCCTTTGTGGTCCGGGTTTTCTTCGATAAAGCGTTCAACAGCGACAATCATTGCTGCCAGAGAGCCTTTCATATCCGCCGCACCGCGACCATGCAGGTAGCCATCGATTATTGTTGGCTCAAATGGATGAGTATCCCATTGTTCAAGCTTGCCCGCAGGTACTACGTCAGTGTGGCCAGCAAAGGCAAATAGCGGTGCTTCGGTACCACGGCGAGCCCAAAAGTTGGTTGTATCTTCAAACACCATGACTTCGATTTCAAAACCAAGCGCTTTTAGTCGCTCGATCATTAAGTCCTGGCAGCCCGCGTCTTCAGGCGTTACGGATTGTCTGCTGATTAGGTCTTTCGCAAGAGCCAGTACTGGACTGTCTGTCATCCTTGAGTGTTCCTTAATTTATGAGTTAAAAATCGTTGTGTATTGATCAGCTTTAAAACCAATATGGAGTTGATCATCTACTTTTAAAATTGGGCGCTTAATCATCGCTGGGTTTTCCACTAGCAGTTTGATAGCATTTTCTTCATTCAGAGAATCTTTCTGTTCCTGAGTCAACTGGCGGAAAGTGGTACCACGTTTGTTGAGCACGATTTCCCAGCCTAGCGCATCACAAAATTCTGTCACCAATGCTTCATCTACGCCTTGTTTGCGGTAGTCATGAAATTCATACGCGATATCTTCTGCTTCTAACCATTTCTTGGCTTTTTTAATTGTGTCGCAGTTTGGGATACCAAACATGGTAATCGTCATAATGTTTCCTTTTCTCTTTACTTTGTTCTTATGCACTGAGACCGTGATTCTCAGGTGCTCAAGCTATTTTGAGCTATTTATCGCATCCTACCAAGAAGCAAACAAACTGACAAAATGCGATAGAGAATAATTTATGTCTTCTAACCAAACCAAATTGCCGAGTTGTAAACGTTGGTAACTTACAGAATGAGTCAAATTGGGAATTAACTTGTAGGAATTTGAGTAAAAAGACACCAAAAAAGGGTGGATAAGTCGAGTTATTGATCAAACGCAACATCTCGCTGTGCAAAAACGAAATAATGATTCAGCACAAGTTTAGGAGGTGTCAATGGAGTTGAGTCCTGTTTTTGCAAGGCGGTTATATTTGGCCTTGTTGGTCGAAAGCCTGGAAAGGCCAAATGTACCAAAATTAATCGAACAAACGGGGTGGCCTCGACGTACAATTCAAGATGTACTAAAGGCATTACCGGGTATCGGCATCGAGCTTATATTTGTTCAAGATGGTCGACGTCATAATGATGGCTATTACCAACTTTCGGATTGGGGACCTTTTGATAGTCAATGGGTTCTGGAGCGAGAGCGAGATATCGCTAGTAGCCTTGGATTTCGTGCATAAGCCAGCAATCGCTGGCTTTTTTTATCTATCGCTGAATAGACAGAACGAATTACTTACAGCGGTATGCAGCCCCAAGTACTGTGAATGACGTTACAAAATACTGTGGAGAAACCATAAATACCGTATCTGCACCGATAGCCATTGCGTTGTTTTTTAAGTCGTTAGTCGCGCCTTTGATCATGTCATCGTTAGTATAGAACAGGTAGCTATACCAATGTCCTTCACTGCCAGTTACTTCACCGAGGTACTCGCATTGGGCTGGATCAAACTGGCCATCTATCCGTATTTCGACCTGCTGGTTTTTATCGTCCGAATGAAGAGGTGTCAATGAGCAACCAGAGAGCATGAGGGTTGAAATAACAAGGATGAGGCGAAGCATATTATTTCCCCATGAAAATAGTGGCGGCGAAACCAATCCAACTGAGAACAAGTAGCACCCATGGTAGCACGGATGATTTTTTCGTCGCGGGTTCGACGGCAGTTTGAGGCTCGTGTTGTGTTTGTTCTTCGGTCTGACGTTGTTTTTCTCTTTGCTGTTTCTTTTTGGCTTTGTCTGCTTGTCGGCTTCGTTCCTTCTGTTGCTTTTTATACAGTGCGATACCTTTCTCGATGCCTTGCGCAATCAGTTTGGTTTGTTCTTTCGTTTGCCCTGGCTTCTGCGTGGCTTTGGCAATGCTCATGGCTTCATTCTGGGTTTCTTGGGAAGGGACGGGAGCTGCGGTATTTTTCTTTTTCATGTCTTTATTTACTCGGCAGTAAGAGCCTGCATCTTGAAATTACTTAAGCCTAGTCTACTCGTCAAGCGGGTTGAAATGAACCGTCTAGCGCAAGTTCTGAATAAGCTTTCTCTTGTTTTAGTTGGGGGGGATACTTTACTGATGCCAGTAGGGGCTTGCGTTGCAGTTTCTCTGTGATCAGGTAAAGTGACCGCAGTAAGTTATTAAAGAAGAAGATATTGTGCGCTACACATTTGATCAATATGACGCTCATGGATTTTTGAAAGCGCCGATTTTTGTTTGGCTAGGGTGGATGTTTCTTGCCCGATCTTGGGTGGTGTTTGCCATGGCAGGTGTCAGCCGGGAGAGTGGAAGTAAACTGCTGTCGATTGTCTATCCAGACTCGAGCACACTATATTTAGGTTTATCGATGGGTATTCCCAGTCTGCTATTGATGTGGTTGATGGGGTTACGTCAACCTGATCGAAGATGGGTGAATAAAATAACGAGCTATGGCCGAGAGGTGACTTTGATCTTGTGCGCTATTCAACTTGCTCAGACCCTGTATCATGTGTATCTAGAGCATGGTGTATTCAATTGGGCAAACGCGCTGACCATCACCTTACTCACCTGGTTTATGATCTACTTTCTGAATGGAAGGTGGGTGAAAGACTGTTTTAATGTGCCTCATTTTGAGCATAATAAAGAGCAGCCTTCAAATAATTAAATAAAAATCAATAGATTCCCGCACAGGGGCAAAGTATAGAGGATACCTCAATGTTACAAGCTCAAACGGCTATCGTGCCAGAAGCAGGACCATTTGCACTGTTTACTCAACTGAAAGTAAACCAAAACCGTGACCACGTATTGGCGAAACTTAAAGCGCTTCCAAAGCTGGTTGAGGAGCTAAATAACAGCCAGCCAGGTGCTGATCTCACACTGTCTATCGCATTCACAAAAGCATTCTGGCAGCACCTAAATGTTGATGTACCTGAAGAGTTAATTGACTTCCCACAGCTAGGGGAAGGGGACATTGTTGCTCCAGCAAGCGATGTCGATGTACTCATTCACTGTCACTCCACTCGTCACGATTTACATTTTTACGTACTGCGTAAGTTTCTGACAGAGACAGTAGAAGATGTCACCGTTGTTGATGAAACGTATAGCTACCGTTATCTGGATGCCCGTGATATGACTGACTTTATCGATGGCACAGAGAACCCAGAAGGCGAAGCACGAGCTGAGGTAGCCTTGATCAAAGAAGGCCCATTTGCTGGTGGTAGCTACGTAATGGCTCAGCGTTTTGAACACAACCTCCCGGCATGGAACCGTTTGAACGTAAAAGCACAAGAGAAAGTCATTGGCCGTACTAAGCCAGACTCGATTGAGCTGGATGATGTGCCAGCAGCGTCTCACGTTGGCCGTGTAGACATCAAAGAAGAAGGTAAAGGCTTGAAGATCGTTCGTCACAGCTTGCCATACGGTACAGTGACGGGGGCTCACGGCCTGTTGTTTATCTGCTACTGTCATACTCTGCATAACATCAAAGTGATGCTGGAGAGCATGTACGGTGTGACGGATGGCAAAACTGACCAACTACTGCGTTTTACTAAAGCAGTAACTGGCGCATACTTCTTTGCTCCATCACAGGAAATGCTGGCGGAACTAGCTATCAAATAAGTTTAAGTTGCTACTTTTCCAAACCCTCCAGATTGATAAGGCCGTTCGTTTAACCGCGAGCGGCTATCCCAGTCTGCCGTCATCCTGAAAAGCGACGAAGGAGCGTGATTCAGGATCTTCTATCCGAGTACTTTGTAGTCAAAGAATTATCTATCTATTCTCTGCACGCTGATATTAGATTCCTAGTCTCGCTAGGGCTCGCTGGAATGACCCAATAAGAATCAAAAAGCGAAAGGCATTGTCCACACTCGAAGTGTTTGTCTCTGCTGTGTTATTTTTCTTTCGCTTCCTATCTTGTTGCCTAAAAGCACTAAACCTTCCAAGAATCCGGCCGATAAATATCCAATACCTTCATCTTATTGGAGCACATATTTGTGGCTATCACCGTTAATACCAATATTTCAGCTCTGGTGGCACAGCGTCATTTGACCAACGCAACTGACATGTTGAACCAATCTATGGAGCGTTTGTCTTCAGGGAAGCGTATTAACAGCGCAAAAGATGATGCTGCAGGTTTGCAGATATCTAATCGCTTACAAGCGCAGATGCGTGGCTTAGATGTTGCGGTTCGCAATGCTAACGATGGTATTTCGATCATGCAGACCGCAGAAGGCGCAATGAATGAAGTTAGCAATATCATGCAGCGTATGCGTGATCTCTCCTTACAGTCTGCGAATGGTTCAAACAGCAATGCAGAACGAAGTGCACTGCAAGAAGAAGTCAGTGCGCTGAATGATGAGTTGAGTCGTATTGCTGAAACTACCGCGTTTGGCGGACGTAAATTACTTAATGGCACCTTCGGTAAATCAGCCTTTCAGATTGGCGCAGCGTCAGGAGAAGCGGTACAAGTCGAATTAAAGTCTATGCGCACCGATGGGTTAGATATGGGTGGGTTCAGTTATATCTCACAGGGAAGAGCTGGGACAGATTGGAAAGTTAAGGGGGGTGTAAACGAACTTAACATGTCTTTTATTAACCGCTTGGGTGAAACGGAACACATCCAAATTAACGCTAAAGCCGGTGATGATATTGAAACCTTAGCCACCTACATTAATGGTCAAACTGACAAAGTGTCCGCCTCTGTCAATGAAAGAGGTCAATTACAGCTTTTCATGGCAGGCAAAGAAACGTCTGGCACGATTTCGTTTTCTGGCAAGCTGGCGAACGAGTTAGGTTTGGAGCTTAAAGAGTATCAAGCGGTCGACAACATCGATGTCTCCAGCGTTGGTGGGGCTCAGCAAGCGGTGGCGATTCTGGATACGGCGATGAAATATGTAGATAGTCACCGTGCCGAGCTCGGTGCTTATCAAAATCGTTTTAATCATGCGATAAACAACTTAGACAATATTCATGAGAATCTCTCTGCTTCTAATAGTCGAATCTTAGACACAGACTATGCCAAAGAAACCACGCAGATGGTCAAACAGCAGATCTTGCAACAGGTCAGTACCTCTATTCTTGCGCAAGCGAAACAAGCGCCAAATCTTGTTTTATCTTTACTGGGCTAATGCCATCTTCCTTAAAATTTATAAAAAAAACAGCCTGTATCGACAGGGACAAAAGAAGCTTTAGTTAAAATTTGACGTTTTTTTGCTTTTTTATCTATTTCGTCACGATCGCCCCTAAAAATGAACTTTTTTCTAAAAAATCGAAGATTTTTCCTAAAGAAATCAGATTTTGCGTCGTTAATAAAAGTAACTTTGAGAGAACTACTTGGTTTTCCGAGACGTCGGAAACCGCTACACCGGAAAATCAATTGGAGAAATCACCATGGCAGTGACTGTAAACACAAACGTATCAGCGATGACCGCTCAGCGTTACCTAAACAATGCAAACTCATCTCAACAAGCGTCTATGGAGCGTCTGTCTTCAGGCTTTAAGATCAATAGCGCAAAAGATGATGCTGCTGGCTTGCAAATCTCGAACCGTTTGAATGTACAAAGCCGTGGTCTGGATGTGGCTGTTCGCAACGCGAATGACGGTATTTCCGTTGCACAAACTGCTGAAGGAGCGATGAACGAAACCACCAATATTCTGCAACGTATGCGTGACCTTTCGCTTCAGTCTTCGAACGGTTCTAACTCAAAAGCAGAACGTGTTGCGATTCAGGAAGAAGTGACTGCACTGAACGACGAGCTGAATCGTATTGCAGAAACCACCTCTTTTGGCGGTAACAAGCTTCTTAACGGCACGTATGGCACCAAATCATTCCAAATTGGCGCAGATAATGGCGAAGCAGTGATGCTTGAGCTGAAAGATATGCGTTCTGACAACAGTATGATGGGTGGTCTTAGCTACCAAGCTGAAAATGGCAAAAGTAAAGACTGGAATGTGTCTGCGGATAAATCAGACATGAAAATCAGTCTGACAGACAGCTTTGGTCAAGAGCAAGAAATCTCGATTAATGCAAAAGCTGGCGATGATATTGAAGAGCTGGCAACCTACATCAACGGTCAGACTGACTTGGTAAAAGCATCAGTTAATGAAGATGGCAAGTTACAAGTCTTTGCTGGTAACAACAAAGTGGATGGTGAGCTGTCATTCTCTGGTGGCCTATCTGGTGAATTAGGCCTGGGTGAAGGTAATAAAGTAACAGTTGATTCTATTGATGTAACGTCAGTGGGCGGAGCGCAAGAATCCGTAGCTATCATTGATGCTGCTCTGAAATACGTAGACAGCCATCGCGCAGAGTTAGGTGCATTCCAAAACCGTTTCGACCATGCAATCAACAACTTGGATAACATTAACGAGAACGTGAATGCGTCGAAGAGCCGTATTAAAGATACCGACTTCGCCAAAGAAACGACACAAATGACCAAGTCTCAAATTCTATCGCAAGCGTCAAGTTCAATCCTTGCGCAAGCGAAACAAGCGCCGAACTCAGCGCTAAGTCTGCTAGGTTAAGCGTTATACCAACATTAACCTCAGGCAAGAACCTCATTGGCTCGTGGTGAGAGATGAGCGAGTAAACCCAGCTTCGGCTGGGTTTTTTTCTATCTGACGAAAATACACCGATGGGTTATTTGGCCACATTGAATGGAGGTCACACTTCGCTAAGTCGAAGAAAGTAAGCGCAAAAAAATGGAAAATTCTCCTAAAGGATAGGTATTGATCGCCGTTAAAGGGATTGAGAGAAATGAGATGTACCTAAGTGAGGTGAGAGACACGAAGGTACATTCACAAAAGCCTTAAGGAGATCAATTATGGCGATTAACGTTAATACCAACGTTTCTGCAATGACCGCACAGCGTTACCTGAATCAGGCCGCGGATGGTCAACAAAAATCAATGGAGCGCTTGTCTTCGGGTTATAAAATCAATAGCGCGAAAGACGATGCGGCGGGTCTACAGATTTCAAACCGTTTGAATGCACAAAGTCGTGGCCTGGACATGGCGGTGAAAAACGCTAACGACGGTATTTCTGTTGCACAGGTTGCTGAAGGTGCAATGGATGAATCGACTAATATCTTACAACGTATGCGTGACCTTTCACTTCAGTCTTCGAACGGTTCTAACTCAAAAGCAGAACGTGTCGCGATTCAGGAAGAAGTGACCGCACTAAACGACGAACTAAACCGTATTGCGGAAACCACCTCTTTTGGTGGTAACAAGTTACTTAACGGTACTTACGGTACTCAATCTTTCCAAATCGGAGCGGACTCAGGTGAAGCAGTGATGCTTTCTCTGGATAGTCTGCGTTCGGACACTTCTGCTATGGGTGGTAAGAGCTACGCCGCAGAAGAAGGTAAAGATGCATCCTGGGCAGTGGGTGAAAAAACTAAGCTTCAAATGAATTACACCAACGCGCAAGGTGAAGAGCAAAAGCTGACCATCAATGCAAAACAAGGTGATGATCTTGAGCAACTAGCCACTTATATCAACGGTCAAAGCGATGACGTAAAAGCATCAGTTGGCGAAGATGGTAAGCTGCAAGTGTTTGCTTCGTCGCAAAAAGTGACTGGCGACGTTGAATTCTCTGGCAACCTGGCTGGTGAAATTGGTTTCGGTGATGCAAAAGATGTCACGGTTCAAGACATCGATGTTACTTCAGTCGCGGGCTCTCAAGAAGCTGTAGCTGTTATCGATGGTGCACTTAAGTCAGTGGACAGCCAGCGTGCGTCACTTGGTGCGTTCCAAAACCGCTTTAACCATGCGATCAGCAACTTAGATAACATTAATGAAAACGTTAATGCGTCTAAGAGCCGTATTAAAGATACCGACTACGCGAAGGAAACAACGGCAATGACTAAGTCGCAAATCCTTCAGCAAGCGAGTACTTCAATCCTGGCACAAGCGAAGCAGTCACCATCTGCAGCGCTAAGCTTGTTGGGCTAACACGGCTGGTTCAGTAAAGCGATGGACCCTATCGTTAGCTCATAAGTTGGAAGGGAGATTGTAATGGAAATAGCCTCCTACACATCGAACATCCAGTCTTACGGTGCAGAGGATGGCACCAAAGTTGCTAGTAAAAATGGCTATGGCATAGGTATGCCGGACCCAGCAAGTTCAGTCGGTGATATTTCTCAGCCACAAGTGAAAAACACCGAGCACGATCTCTCTGTTCAAACTGTGATGAAAATGGCGGAAAGCCGTCAGGAGCTGAACAGAGAAGAACGTGAAAAAATGGTCGCACAAATGAATGAGTTTGTGACATCCATAAACAAGGGAGTGGCGTTTCGCGTGGATGAGGAATCTGGCCGAGACGTTGTGACGATTTACGAAGCCAATACTGGCGACGTGATTCGTCAAATTCCTGATGAAGACATGCTGGTTGTTTTGCGTCGCCTAGCTGAGCACACAGCTAATAGCGGTTTGTTAGTTGAAAAAGTGTAGTCATTTTTAGAGGTGATTTAATGAGTTTAGGCCCATTGGGGATGTCTGGCGGCATGGATATTAACACCATGGTCAGCAAAATTGTCGATGCCGAGCGTGTACCAAAGCAGCAACGTATTAACAATGAACGCACGACGATAGATGCCAGCATCAGTGCCTATGGGCGACTCAGAGAATCGTTGGATACGATGAAAAACCTTATGGTGAACTTCCGTCAGGAAAAAGCTTTTGCTGCCAGGACGGTTGAGACCACGGACGATAAGATCGTATCTGCCACCGCAACTACCGATGCTATAGCTGGTAAGTATGCTATCGATGTGTTGCAGCTTGCACAAAGCCATAAAGTTGCGTCTGATGTTTTACCAGAAGACGCAAAGTTTGGCCCGGGTAAGCTGCATATTTCGCTTGGTGAAGACAGTTTTAACATCAGTGTCCGTTCAAGATCTAAGCTCGCTGATGTCGTTCGTAACATTAATGGTGCGAGAGATAACACAGG belongs to Vibrio sp. STUT-A11 and includes:
- a CDS encoding glycine cleavage system protein R — encoded protein: MKQHLVLTAVGTDRPGICNQVVKLVTQAGCNIVDSRIAIFGNEFTLIMLLTGSTSNITRVETQMPLLGQEHDLITIMKRTAAHELIDNSYTMEVFIESEDRPGLTEKFTQFFADQQIGLDSLSARTISKSKIQADVDQFHIAITASVSADCNLMQLQEDFDELCQSLNVQGSLNFIKNTL
- the dapA gene encoding 4-hydroxy-tetrahydrodipicolinate synthase — translated: MFSGSIVALITPFKADGEVDFDSLQKLVEYHIESGSDGIVAVGTTGESATLTIEEHVKVVNKAVEFADGRIPVIAGTGANATHEAVTFSKLLADSGIAGFLSVTPYYNKPTQEGLYLHYKAIAEASDVPLILYNVPGRTAVDMQPETVARLSKLDNIVGIKDATGDLDRVAIHRELCGEDFILLSGDDATGLDFVKLGGNGVISVTNNIAAKDMADMFHLASEGKYEEAEAINERLMTLHKNLFVEASPIPVKWAAEKLGLIDDGSLRLPLTTLSEKMQPIVEQALTDARIYKD
- the bamC gene encoding outer membrane protein assembly factor BamC, coding for MKLSSQLVLSSLAVFVLTACTGGATQRRQAKDDFEYLNTPTLGEWNTPQGVQPQLYPNYEIPQGTYAGGVGKNVDIRPPQQVLELIPGARLDRSQDGEVTLWLLRKDELDKVWQTVQGMVEARRIPVESQTDSRIETGWVTWDSADEDMEIGSRYEILRTQAGSRYGFKVSLIDWREGGQIKEVTPTNRERYNVFMTNLVTARYDQLVREDAQRKAQELVKQIPVTMGTDRSGLPVIIARAQYDVLWPRLPVILPKMGFTIEDRTQSQGTVEAKYASPDDEFWNEIGVKPVDLDAGKYTFLFGDLGNRTSINITDSSGKPVEEAFLKSLAPVLAAVVKQ
- a CDS encoding DUF2897 family protein produces the protein MIELLTNPWVIIIVVLSVIIGNIAALKYTAKMKFDQMDKSRKNDLDKLNELDQERYGEKDKKDDPSR
- a CDS encoding M15 family metallopeptidase, with product MTPSQLTGTTDSHLQSTMIGQKAFLLHPEVAHDLLRMIEAATDAGFKMEIASGFRDFSRQRSIWNGKFSGELPILDSDSKPLNKSALSDEEKLMAILRWSALPGGSRHHWGCDFDVYARNLLPEGTALQLEPWEYLDGHQHEFYLWLKAHLDKFGFFFPYKEDLGGVAMEPWHISHKAVGQECCSQVTPELLRSELMKQNQQHNIAGIDSILNNLDKIVSTFIRNITPPPEAL
- the dapE gene encoding succinyl-diaminopimelate desuccinylase, which translates into the protein MTDSPVLALAKDLISRQSVTPEDAGCQDLMIERLKALGFEIEVMVFEDTTNFWARRGTEAPLFAFAGHTDVVPAGKLEQWDTHPFEPTIIDGYLHGRGAADMKGSLAAMIVAVERFIEENPDHKGSIGFLITSDEEGPFINGTVRVVEALMERGENIDMCIVGEPSSTEIVGDVVKNGRRGSITGDLTVKGTQGHVAYPHLANNPVHSSLLAIHELATTEWDKGNDYFPPTSFQIPNVSAGTGASNVIPGEFNVQFNLRFSTELSNEIIVERITETLNKYDLNYELDWTFNGDPFLTDTGALLDAVVAAVDEVNHTKPALLTTGGTSDGRFIARMGGQVVELGPVNATIHKVNECVKVDDLEKLTDMYQNTLKHLLAK
- a CDS encoding ArsC family reductase is translated as MTITMFGIPNCDTIKKAKKWLEAEDIAYEFHDYRKQGVDEALVTEFCDALGWEIVLNKRGTTFRQLTQEQKDSLNEENAIKLLVENPAMIKRPILKVDDQLHIGFKADQYTTIFNS
- a CDS encoding helix-turn-helix domain-containing protein encodes the protein MELSPVFARRLYLALLVESLERPNVPKLIEQTGWPRRTIQDVLKALPGIGIELIFVQDGRRHNDGYYQLSDWGPFDSQWVLERERDIASSLGFRA